In the Pseudanabaena sp. PCC 7367 genome, one interval contains:
- a CDS encoding ABC transporter ATP-binding protein, whose amino-acid sequence MIETINLSKTYQAQTAVENISFSVAAGETLALIGTSGCGKTTTLKMLNRLVEPSSGQILINGNDIRQLPPEKLRQGIGYVIQNVGLFPHYTVAENIAVVPRLLGWSKPAIADRVETLLELVGLPGIEFKHRYPDQLSGGQQQRVGIARALAANPPIVLLDEPFGALDQITRQQIQREFKQLEALLHKTMVLVTHDIAEAVTLGDRICLMDRGQVQQIGTPQELLFTPQNNFVRDFFQHQRFQLELMATNLSDLLPFLGQDFEGAERSPDQPGQKVNPADRPVNHYHSDQSLLAVLESLESTPPLSDSSTDLGEMKEANQSTFNHTTAMIRISDRANGDVLQITSLDRLWAAFYQFKQVIQGT is encoded by the coding sequence TTGATCGAGACGATTAACCTCAGCAAAACCTATCAAGCCCAAACCGCCGTAGAAAACATCTCCTTCAGCGTGGCAGCAGGCGAAACCCTGGCCTTGATCGGTACTAGTGGTTGCGGCAAAACCACCACTTTGAAAATGCTCAATCGCCTGGTTGAACCCAGTTCCGGCCAAATTTTGATCAACGGCAACGACATCCGCCAGCTCCCACCCGAAAAGCTGCGTCAGGGGATTGGCTATGTGATTCAAAATGTGGGGCTGTTTCCCCATTACACCGTGGCGGAAAATATTGCCGTAGTGCCAAGATTGTTGGGATGGAGTAAGCCCGCGATCGCCGATCGGGTAGAAACCTTACTCGAATTAGTCGGCTTGCCTGGGATTGAATTTAAACATCGCTACCCCGATCAACTCAGTGGTGGCCAACAGCAACGGGTTGGGATTGCCAGGGCTTTGGCCGCCAATCCGCCGATCGTATTGCTGGACGAACCCTTTGGCGCACTTGACCAGATCACGCGTCAGCAGATCCAGCGGGAGTTCAAACAGCTAGAAGCCTTGCTTCATAAAACAATGGTGCTGGTCACCCATGACATCGCGGAAGCCGTAACCCTGGGCGATCGCATTTGCCTGATGGATCGCGGTCAGGTGCAACAGATCGGTACGCCTCAGGAGTTATTATTTACGCCCCAGAATAATTTTGTGCGGGACTTTTTCCAGCATCAACGCTTTCAACTGGAATTAATGGCAACTAATTTAAGTGATTTGCTGCCTTTTCTTGGTCAAGATTTTGAGGGAGCAGAGCGATCGCCAGATCAGCCAGGCCAGAAAGTTAATCCTGCCGATCGGCCTGTGAATCATTACCATAGCGACCAAAGTTTATTAGCGGTGTTAGAAAGTTTAGAATCAACTCCACCACTATCTGATTCATCAACTGATTTAGGTGAAATGAAAGAAGCAAACCAATCAACCTTTAATCACACCACCGCAATGATTAGAATTAGCGATCGCGCCAATGGTGATGTGCTCCAAATAACCAGCCTCGATCGGTTGTGGGCAGCTTTCTATCAATTCAAACAGGTGATCCAAGGGACTTGA
- a CDS encoding FAD-dependent oxidoreductase — translation MTRIGPDEAFPVLTPAQIDALRSYGIEEEFTDGAILFEEGDQVFDFFVVLEGAIDILQHAGAEGDKPVQITRHMPGEFTGDTDMLSTRAAVIYAQAVGKTKVIRITPQKLQRVVVENSELSDLILRTFLIRRTALTASQLSPVKVIGSRFSQDTFRIKEFLSKNGQPYMWVDIDADEGVYQILESFGVKPDETPIILYRNRNVYKNPPNEAIATGLGFNVLDQEVNDVLVIGAGPAGLAASVYAASEGLKVTAIDAEGPGGQAGTSSKIENYLGFPTGISGRDLAERAYMQAQKFGANIATPVCAKSLTCRFPLYEVEVSGDRKIITRSVVIASGAKYRKLPLDNLTQYEGRGIFYGATAMEAQLCTQQDVIVVGGGNSAGQAAVFLSKHARKVNIFIRSKDLSHSMSRYLIRRIEETPNIELHCHTEITELSGADGKLKQVTCRNRQSGESWVMDVPNLFIFIGAKPNTDWLDQAIATDEKGFVKTGHDLSEEELADWPLDRQPALFETSRPRIYAVGDVRSSSTKRVASAVGEGSIVVQFIHRALAEE, via the coding sequence ATGACAAGAATTGGTCCCGATGAAGCTTTTCCGGTTCTTACTCCTGCCCAAATAGATGCACTCAGGAGCTATGGGATCGAAGAAGAATTTACCGATGGTGCAATTTTATTTGAAGAGGGCGATCAGGTCTTTGACTTCTTTGTGGTTTTAGAAGGGGCGATCGATATTCTGCAACATGCAGGCGCAGAGGGTGACAAACCAGTCCAAATTACCAGACACATGCCCGGTGAGTTTACTGGCGATACGGATATGCTCTCAACTCGTGCCGCCGTTATCTATGCTCAAGCAGTGGGTAAAACCAAAGTAATTCGGATTACGCCCCAAAAGCTGCAACGGGTGGTTGTAGAGAATTCGGAGCTAAGCGATTTAATTCTGCGCACCTTCTTGATCCGACGCACTGCCCTGACCGCCAGCCAACTTTCACCAGTGAAGGTGATTGGCTCACGCTTTTCCCAGGACACCTTCAGGATCAAAGAATTTTTATCTAAAAACGGCCAACCCTATATGTGGGTTGATATTGATGCTGATGAAGGGGTGTATCAAATTCTGGAAAGTTTTGGGGTCAAGCCAGATGAAACACCAATTATTCTCTATCGCAATCGGAATGTATATAAAAACCCACCCAACGAGGCGATCGCCACGGGGCTAGGGTTTAATGTCCTGGATCAAGAAGTAAATGATGTACTGGTGATTGGTGCGGGTCCTGCTGGCTTGGCGGCTTCGGTATATGCGGCCTCCGAAGGGCTGAAGGTAACCGCGATCGATGCAGAAGGCCCCGGTGGCCAGGCGGGTACAAGTTCCAAAATCGAAAACTATCTGGGTTTCCCCACTGGCATTTCTGGGCGAGATCTGGCGGAACGTGCCTATATGCAAGCCCAAAAGTTTGGTGCGAATATTGCTACCCCAGTTTGCGCAAAATCATTAACCTGTCGCTTCCCGCTCTATGAAGTAGAAGTGAGTGGCGATCGCAAAATTATCACCAGGTCAGTTGTGATCGCGTCGGGAGCCAAATATCGCAAATTGCCACTGGATAACCTGACTCAGTATGAAGGTCGGGGCATCTTTTATGGGGCAACGGCGATGGAGGCACAGCTATGTACCCAACAGGATGTGATCGTGGTGGGGGGTGGCAATTCGGCGGGTCAGGCGGCGGTATTTTTATCTAAACATGCCAGGAAAGTAAATATCTTCATTAGATCCAAAGACCTTTCCCACAGTATGTCGCGCTATCTGATTCGTCGGATTGAAGAAACCCCAAATATTGAATTGCATTGCCATACGGAAATTACGGAACTATCTGGGGCAGATGGCAAGCTCAAGCAAGTTACCTGCCGCAATCGCCAATCCGGTGAAAGCTGGGTGATGGATGTTCCTAATTTGTTTATTTTCATTGGTGCAAAACCCAATACGGATTGGCTGGATCAGGCGATCGCTACGGATGAAAAAGGGTTCGTTAAAACTGGCCATGATTTAAGCGAAGAGGAATTAGCAGATTGGCCACTCGATCGCCAACCAGCCCTATTTGAAACCAGTCGTCCTCGCATCTATGCGGTGGGTGATGTGCGGAGTAGCTCCACCAAGCGGGTAGCTTCGGCAGTGGGCGAAGGTTCGATCGTGGTGCAGTTCATTCATCGGGCGTTGGCAGAAGAATAG
- a CDS encoding response regulator, which yields MALILVIDDDRIVCELIVKTLDAQGFRAVSATSGEMGLRLAQQLKPDLVLCDVVMPTIDGYEVLEKLQQDPETIAIPFIFLTALDSSQDMRKGMNFGADDYLTKPISQEILIKAVKSRLIRYGKYKEVN from the coding sequence GTGGCTCTTATACTAGTTATTGATGATGACAGGATTGTATGTGAATTAATAGTTAAGACCCTGGACGCACAAGGTTTTAGGGCTGTGAGCGCAACTAGTGGCGAGATGGGGTTGCGCTTAGCTCAGCAACTCAAGCCGGATCTGGTGTTGTGCGATGTGGTCATGCCTACGATCGATGGCTATGAGGTGCTCGAAAAGTTACAGCAAGACCCAGAGACGATTGCGATCCCGTTCATTTTTCTGACTGCCCTGGATTCCAGCCAGGATATGCGCAAGGGTATGAACTTTGGTGCGGATGACTATTTAACCAAACCGATCAGCCAGGAAATTTTGATTAAAGCAGTCAAAAGTCGCTTGATTCGCTACGGCAAGTATAAAGAAGTGAATTAA
- a CDS encoding class I SAM-dependent methyltransferase gives MQKPRNSYKDSSFADFYDLIIERLGRGRWDSEAVRLLAKKFGDPILEIGCGTGLKLLPLAKTGYITVGLDNSSEMLRVFQEKLETYDSRVKKRVCTILGEMTNPLVNQKHFRLIILPGSQFLHLCSSEERLSCLQSIYQMLDDNGVVYIANSNLAEKPVYDWVDQAGKAEGNWILQARRALNNGAYQEDFRITSRIDTAIEYLFCWRLYPIEDIQMRSLLDEANLQCITTPSDLPQRLNSNIYLCQKAT, from the coding sequence ATGCAGAAACCTAGAAATTCATATAAAGATTCATCCTTTGCCGATTTTTATGACCTTATTATTGAGCGATTAGGTAGAGGCCGCTGGGACTCTGAAGCGGTGAGGCTTTTGGCAAAGAAATTTGGGGATCCAATTTTAGAGATAGGGTGTGGAACTGGGCTTAAGCTCTTGCCACTCGCAAAGACAGGATACATAACAGTAGGTTTGGATAACTCCTCTGAGATGCTAAGGGTTTTTCAGGAAAAGCTTGAAACCTATGATTCGAGAGTAAAAAAGCGTGTTTGCACTATATTAGGGGAAATGACCAATCCTCTAGTGAACCAGAAGCATTTTCGACTAATTATTCTTCCTGGTAGCCAATTTTTACATCTTTGTTCATCAGAAGAACGCCTTTCCTGTTTGCAAAGTATTTATCAGATGCTTGATGACAATGGAGTAGTTTATATTGCAAATTCCAATTTAGCAGAAAAGCCTGTATATGATTGGGTAGATCAAGCAGGGAAAGCTGAAGGTAACTGGATTTTACAAGCTAGGCGTGCATTAAATAATGGTGCTTATCAGGAAGATTTTCGGATCACATCAAGGATAGATACAGCGATAGAGTATTTATTTTGCTGGCGCTTATACCCTATTGAAGATATACAAATGAGAAGCTTGCTCGATGAAGCCAATCTACAATGTATTACGACCCCATCTGATTTACCTCAAAGACTAAATTCTAATATTTACTTATGTCAGAAAGCTACCTAG
- a CDS encoding pentapeptide repeat-containing protein: MPDLTPFYRVLEIEPGASLEEVNQAYKDLAFIWHPDRIPQSNPRLLDKARAKLQDLNEAREKVSHYIKNHTLHHHNRSQASKTTNRYRPANPQTRSRPPRPVYSRRPARSPSPSATATNATKGTDRSGGTEQANPSHNYNNYSSAYSVNTHSTDAGYGNNYATNDYDVYPGSYRGTTHSNNNRGGSNNGAGDHASNGHNGYDRTYASNINNASSNEARESGNIDMSGVDMSGANLRERDLAGRNLSNANLSNANLSDAFMHKINLAGANLASANLFRANMLQANLQNADLRRANLVSADLNGADLRGANLQGAKLRVGDRIMVNLVGAKLSGAIMPDGSIHA; this comes from the coding sequence ATGCCCGATCTAACCCCCTTCTATCGAGTCTTAGAAATTGAGCCTGGTGCTTCTCTGGAAGAAGTAAATCAGGCTTATAAGGATCTGGCTTTTATTTGGCATCCCGATCGCATTCCCCAAAGTAATCCCCGCCTGCTTGATAAGGCACGGGCTAAATTACAAGATCTAAACGAAGCCCGCGAAAAGGTGAGCCACTACATCAAAAATCATACGCTCCATCACCACAACCGATCGCAGGCCAGTAAGACCACCAACCGCTATCGACCAGCCAACCCGCAAACCCGATCGCGGCCACCACGCCCGGTGTATAGTCGTCGCCCTGCCCGATCGCCCTCACCCTCAGCTACTGCAACCAATGCAACCAAGGGCACTGATCGATCTGGCGGCACTGAGCAAGCCAATCCTAGCCATAACTATAATAATTATTCCAGCGCCTATAGCGTCAATACCCATAGCACCGATGCAGGCTATGGCAATAATTATGCTACCAATGACTATGATGTATATCCAGGTAGCTATCGCGGTACTACTCACAGTAATAATAATCGTGGCGGTAGCAATAATGGGGCTGGTGATCATGCCAGTAATGGCCACAATGGTTACGATCGTACCTATGCCAGTAATATCAATAATGCCAGTAGTAATGAAGCAAGGGAATCTGGCAACATCGACATGAGCGGTGTGGATATGAGTGGCGCAAACCTACGCGAACGTGACTTGGCGGGGCGGAACCTGAGTAATGCAAATCTCAGTAATGCCAACCTGAGCGATGCCTTCATGCATAAAATTAATCTGGCTGGAGCCAATCTCGCCAGTGCTAATCTGTTTCGTGCCAATATGCTGCAAGCTAATCTTCAGAATGCGGACTTACGCAGAGCCAATCTAGTTAGTGCCGATCTCAATGGAGCAGATCTGCGTGGTGCAAATTTGCAGGGTGCTAAATTAAGAGTTGGCGATCGAATAATGGTTAACTTAGTCGGTGCCAAGTTATCTGGAGCAATTATGCCAGATGGCTCTATTCATGCTTAA
- a CDS encoding anthranilate synthase component I produces MTAWLWQKHSLPDHVSTAQIWEVLFGHESIAVLLESPKANSNHSSLTHGKTARYSIAAGSPKEYFTPELGQILPCLKELQAKVRHEYDLEGKLLPDEILELPFIGGYLGWLGYDLAWEIEKLPYLKPDVLPFPVAFWYAPRNFAIIDNWQKQVWLAAIDQAELTKMGDRITELVQRGLKKNDSLISLSHTSTSALKIDFLSDAAAYEAMVRKAKAHIKAGDIFQANLSLRFGVDWPGDGWQLYQKLQWINPSPFASYWRTPWGEMISVSPERLVKLTEQRAETRPIAGTRPRGDDAQSDLAYEQEMLASTKERAEHIMLVDLERNDLGRVCKWGSVQVDELLVVERYSHVMHLVSNVIGELSSDRDGIDLIRATFPGGTITGCPKVRCMEIIEELEPCRRSLFYGSCGYLDRRGNLDLNILIRTLLKCDDRIWGQVGAGIVADSEPDREWLESLQKAKAQLAALDLLI; encoded by the coding sequence ATGACAGCATGGCTATGGCAAAAGCACTCACTACCCGATCATGTCTCCACTGCCCAGATCTGGGAGGTGTTATTTGGTCATGAATCGATCGCAGTTTTATTGGAAAGCCCCAAGGCCAACTCCAACCATTCATCACTAACTCATGGGAAAACAGCCCGCTATTCGATCGCGGCTGGATCGCCAAAGGAATATTTCACGCCGGAATTAGGCCAGATTTTACCCTGTTTAAAGGAATTACAAGCAAAGGTAAGACATGAATATGATTTAGAGGGAAAATTGCTTCCAGATGAGATTTTGGAACTTCCTTTTATTGGTGGCTATTTAGGTTGGTTGGGGTATGACCTGGCCTGGGAAATTGAGAAATTGCCCTATCTCAAACCAGATGTATTGCCATTCCCCGTAGCATTCTGGTATGCACCAAGGAACTTCGCCATCATCGATAACTGGCAGAAACAAGTTTGGCTGGCGGCGATCGATCAAGCTGAATTAACCAAGATGGGCGATCGGATCACTGAGCTTGTTCAACGAGGATTAAAAAAAAATGATTCTCTGATTTCTCTTTCTCATACATCAACCTCCGCACTCAAAATCGACTTCCTTAGTGATGCTGCTGCCTATGAAGCAATGGTCAGGAAAGCAAAGGCACATATTAAGGCAGGTGATATCTTCCAGGCTAATCTATCGCTGCGTTTTGGGGTGGATTGGCCAGGGGATGGTTGGCAGCTTTATCAAAAATTACAATGGATTAATCCTTCGCCATTTGCGAGCTATTGGCGTACCCCCTGGGGCGAAATGATCAGTGTTTCACCGGAGCGATTGGTTAAATTAACTGAGCAACGGGCAGAAACCAGGCCGATCGCTGGCACTCGCCCCCGTGGCGATGATGCCCAATCTGACTTAGCCTATGAGCAGGAAATGCTTGCCTCTACGAAGGAACGAGCCGAGCATATTATGCTGGTGGACTTAGAACGAAATGACCTGGGTCGAGTATGCAAGTGGGGCAGCGTTCAGGTAGATGAATTACTAGTGGTGGAGCGCTACAGCCATGTGATGCATCTGGTTAGTAATGTGATTGGCGAACTGAGCAGCGATCGAGATGGTATTGATCTCATCCGCGCCACGTTCCCCGGCGGCACGATTACGGGTTGCCCAAAGGTGCGCTGTATGGAGATTATTGAAGAACTCGAACCCTGTCGCCGTAGCTTGTTCTATGGTTCCTGTGGCTATCTCGATCGACGTGGCAATCTGGATTTGAATATTTTAATCAGGACTTTGCTTAAATGTGACGATCGGATCTGGGGACAGGTGGGTGCGGGGATCGTGGCTGATAGTGAGCCCGATCGGGAATGGTTGGAATCGCTGCAAAAGGCGAAAGCACAGCTTGCCGCGTTAGATCTCTTAATTTAG
- a CDS encoding phenylpyruvate tautomerase MIF-related protein: MPLIKVQSSIAAPAAAEVETMLKSLSAALAKHTGKPESYIMTAFEPDVAMTFGGTTEPTCYVEIKSVGTMSPPQTKSMSQDFCSSLEDVLGVAQNRIYIEFNDSKGSMWGWNGSTF; encoded by the coding sequence ATGCCCCTGATTAAAGTGCAATCCTCGATCGCTGCCCCTGCTGCCGCTGAAGTAGAAACCATGCTCAAAAGTCTTTCGGCGGCGCTGGCCAAACACACTGGTAAGCCGGAATCGTATATTATGACTGCGTTTGAGCCTGATGTAGCGATGACCTTTGGTGGCACAACGGAACCCACCTGCTATGTGGAAATTAAGAGTGTGGGCACGATGTCGCCACCACAAACGAAGTCCATGAGTCAGGATTTTTGTAGCAGTTTGGAAGATGTCCTGGGAGTGGCGCAAAACCGGATTTATATTGAGTTTAATGACTCGAAGGGATCGATGTGGGGTTGGAATGGATCGACATTCTAG
- a CDS encoding L,D-transpeptidase has translation MPPEMPPRELEVKKAAIEPIAQPQPISSNPQLASISRLKQTQKRWIEIRLKSQRLVAWEGDKQVYAVIVSTGKAGHSTPPGSFAIQSKHRIARMQGADYDVPDVPFTMYYSGNYAVHGAYWHHSFGTPVSHGCTNVAPDHAEWLFNWASIGTPVVVHSEA, from the coding sequence ATGCCGCCAGAAATGCCACCGCGCGAGCTGGAAGTGAAAAAGGCGGCGATCGAACCAATTGCCCAGCCCCAACCAATCTCCAGCAATCCACAACTAGCATCGATTAGCAGGCTCAAACAAACTCAAAAACGCTGGATCGAGATCCGCCTCAAATCACAGCGCTTGGTAGCCTGGGAAGGCGATAAACAAGTTTACGCGGTAATCGTTTCTACCGGTAAAGCCGGACACAGCACACCACCGGGTTCCTTTGCGATCCAATCTAAGCACCGCATCGCTCGAATGCAAGGTGCAGACTATGATGTGCCTGATGTACCATTTACGATGTATTACAGCGGCAATTATGCGGTACATGGCGCTTACTGGCATCACAGCTTTGGTACACCCGTCAGTCATGGTTGTACTAATGTGGCTCCCGATCATGCCGAATGGCTGTTTAACTGGGCTTCGATCGGCACGCCCGTAGTAGTGCATAGCGAGGCGTAA
- a CDS encoding SDR family oxidoreductase, with the protein MKALVAGATGGTGSRIVKELVDRNISVRALVRDEKTAKELLPPEAELVFGDVLQPETLEKAIEGCDVLLSATGARPSFNPTGPLMVDYVGTKNLINVAKAKGINQFVMVSSMCVSKFFHPLNLFWLVLYWKKQAEGYVQQSGVPYTIVRPGGLRNDEKPGGLVMEPADTMFEGSIPRTKVAQVCVEALFQAEAKNKIVEVITKEEVEDVAIQEQFASIS; encoded by the coding sequence ATGAAAGCATTAGTGGCAGGCGCAACCGGCGGCACAGGTAGCCGAATTGTAAAAGAACTGGTCGATCGCAACATTTCCGTGCGGGCGTTGGTTCGAGACGAAAAAACCGCCAAGGAACTCCTGCCCCCCGAAGCAGAACTAGTATTTGGGGACGTGTTGCAGCCGGAAACCCTGGAAAAGGCGATCGAAGGGTGTGATGTATTGCTCAGTGCCACCGGAGCCAGACCCAGCTTTAACCCCACTGGCCCGTTGATGGTGGATTATGTTGGCACGAAAAACCTAATTAATGTGGCCAAAGCCAAGGGCATCAATCAATTTGTGATGGTTTCTTCGATGTGTGTGTCTAAGTTTTTCCATCCGTTGAATTTATTCTGGCTGGTGCTCTATTGGAAAAAGCAGGCCGAGGGTTATGTGCAGCAAAGTGGTGTACCCTATACGATCGTGCGGCCAGGGGGCTTGCGCAATGACGAAAAACCCGGTGGATTGGTGATGGAGCCAGCAGACACCATGTTTGAGGGTAGTATCCCCCGTACTAAGGTGGCGCAGGTATGTGTGGAGGCATTGTTTCAAGCTGAGGCCAAGAATAAAATTGTGGAAGTGATCACCAAAGAAGAGGTTGAAGATGTGGCGATTCAGGAGCAATTCGCCAGCATCAGTTAA
- a CDS encoding cytochrome c biogenesis protein: MNSTLLLKKLYKRNLQPVLTDLKFAIALLLIIALFSITGTVIEQGETLDFYEANYPLHPALFGFLSYKVILAIGLNHVYSTWWFLSILVLFGTSLIACTFSRQLPMLKVARRWSHYTRAKSFEKLPLSTALEGRSLDQLAPVLAQKGYRLFQTDDKLYARKGLVGRIGPIIVHASMILILLGAIGGALTGFVAQEMIPSGQTFAITNITEAGIWARPWLPKDWLVRVNRFWIDYTPGGTIDQFYSDLSVLDKDGNEVDRKTIHVNEPLRYKGVTLYQANWDVAAIRFQVNQSPIIQLPMTKLQDVNNKAKAWGTWLPTKPDLSAGVTLITPDLQGTFLIYGTDGQLMDTIRVGGSSEINGVTVKLKDVIGSTGLQIKADPGVPIVYAGFGLLMLGVVMSYVSYSQIWALQVGDRLYVGGKTNRAQVGFEAELLEIIDRMAGSTPSLSAV; this comes from the coding sequence GTGAATTCAACCCTGCTCCTCAAAAAACTCTATAAACGCAACCTGCAACCAGTTCTCACCGATCTCAAATTTGCGATCGCGTTGCTTTTAATCATTGCCCTGTTTAGCATTACTGGTACTGTGATTGAGCAGGGCGAAACCCTGGATTTTTATGAAGCCAACTACCCACTCCATCCAGCTTTATTTGGCTTCCTCAGCTATAAAGTAATCTTGGCGATTGGCCTCAATCATGTTTATAGTACCTGGTGGTTTTTATCGATTCTGGTGCTGTTTGGCACTAGTTTGATCGCCTGTACCTTTTCGCGGCAACTGCCGATGCTGAAGGTGGCCAGACGCTGGAGCCACTACACCAGAGCCAAGAGCTTTGAGAAATTACCCCTAAGCACTGCCCTGGAGGGGCGATCGCTCGATCAACTTGCGCCAGTGTTGGCACAAAAAGGTTATCGTCTGTTTCAAACTGATGACAAGCTCTATGCCCGTAAGGGTTTGGTGGGGCGGATTGGGCCGATTATTGTCCATGCCAGTATGATTTTGATTTTGCTAGGTGCGATCGGTGGAGCGCTAACTGGTTTTGTTGCCCAGGAAATGATCCCCAGTGGTCAGACTTTTGCAATTACGAACATCACTGAAGCGGGTATCTGGGCGAGACCCTGGCTGCCCAAGGATTGGCTGGTGCGGGTGAATCGATTCTGGATCGACTATACCCCTGGCGGCACGATCGATCAGTTTTATTCCGATCTCTCGGTACTGGATAAGGATGGTAATGAAGTCGATCGTAAAACTATTCATGTCAATGAACCACTGCGCTATAAGGGCGTAACGCTATATCAAGCTAATTGGGATGTGGCGGCGATTAGGTTTCAGGTAAACCAGAGCCCAATCATCCAACTGCCCATGACCAAATTGCAGGACGTGAACAATAAGGCCAAAGCCTGGGGCACCTGGTTACCAACCAAACCAGACTTGAGCGCAGGGGTGACTCTGATTACGCCGGATTTGCAGGGCACTTTTTTAATCTATGGTACTGATGGCCAACTGATGGACACGATCCGGGTGGGCGGTAGCTCCGAGATTAATGGCGTGACGGTGAAGCTGAAGGATGTGATTGGTAGTACGGGTTTACAGATCAAGGCCGATCCCGGCGTGCCGATCGTCTATGCTGGGTTTGGTTTGCTGATGCTGGGGGTGGTGATGAGTTATGTCAGCTATTCCCAAATCTGGGCATTGCAGGTGGGCGATCGCCTCTATGTGGGTGGTAAGACTAACCGTGCCCAGGTAGGGTTTGAAGCTGAATTGTTGGAAATTATCGATCGGATGGCCGGCTCAACCCCTTCACTATCAGCGGTTTAG
- a CDS encoding MarR family winged helix-turn-helix transcriptional regulator: protein MQQQDVIQKFQEFVATEGETLGRLLVWAEQRVMQKILQRLHELGYADTSLSELGLMQQICLVGMRQNDLAHQMKMSKQAVGQLLDSLERKQLVTRSPDPNDRRAKVIAYTPTGYQFIADTIDATLAVEQEIAELLGKEAYMGLKNSLLLLNEELD from the coding sequence ATGCAACAGCAAGATGTAATTCAAAAATTCCAGGAATTTGTGGCCACGGAAGGTGAAACCCTGGGGCGGCTCTTGGTATGGGCAGAGCAGCGGGTAATGCAAAAAATCCTGCAACGGTTGCATGAGCTGGGCTATGCCGATACTTCGCTGTCAGAGCTTGGCCTGATGCAACAAATTTGCCTGGTGGGGATGCGCCAAAATGATCTCGCTCACCAGATGAAAATGTCTAAGCAGGCTGTGGGTCAACTGCTAGATAGCCTGGAGCGTAAACAACTTGTGACCCGATCGCCCGACCCCAACGATCGCCGCGCCAAGGTGATCGCCTACACGCCAACTGGCTATCAATTTATTGCCGATACGATCGATGCCACGCTGGCAGTGGAACAGGAGATCGCTGAATTATTGGGTAAAGAAGCTTATATGGGTTTAAAAAATAGTTTGCTGCTTTTAAACGAGGAGTTGGATTAG
- a CDS encoding pentapeptide repeat-containing protein, whose translation MKLFTLTTIIITACLCSPLPTMAENPAHFKKLVRDKVCVGCDLYQADLQDADLSGANLVGANLTGANLIGADLRGAYLRGADLRGAFLQGAYLYNADLYDVKGTNPQQLKTANDWHRAIYDRNLSRKLGLD comes from the coding sequence ATGAAATTATTTACGCTGACGACCATAATTATCACAGCTTGCCTCTGTTCCCCGTTGCCAACAATGGCGGAAAATCCTGCCCACTTCAAAAAACTTGTGCGAGATAAGGTGTGTGTGGGATGCGATCTATATCAAGCTGATTTGCAAGATGCTGATCTTAGTGGTGCAAATTTGGTGGGGGCAAACTTAACTGGTGCGAATTTGATTGGTGCGGATCTGCGGGGGGCTTATCTACGCGGTGCTGACTTGCGGGGGGCTTTTTTGCAAGGGGCATATTTATATAATGCGGATTTATATGATGTTAAAGGAACTAACCCACAGCAACTAAAAACCGCCAACGATTGGCACAGGGCGATTTACGATCGCAATTTAAGTAGAAAGCTGGGCTTAGACTAA